One segment of Rhodothermus bifroesti DNA contains the following:
- a CDS encoding alpha-N-arabinofuranosidase, producing MMRTRLLVGVLLCLGLSPHAVLRAQEALPTHQLVIYADQGQVQISRHIYGHFIEHLGYGIYGGFWQRDAQGRWHLRQDIIEALRHIRIPNLRWPGGCFADLYHWKDGIGPREQRPPILNAFWGQVVEDNSFGTHEFMELIEALGAEPYIAGNVGSGTPREMAEWVEYLTAEDGPMARLRKQNGREKPWRVPFWGVGNESWGCGGHMDPEHYADLYRRFATYLFNYSGNQLYKVAAGPADADTTWTSVLMRHVFRRYPWLMQGISVHYYTWISKTGNWNDKEPAVGFDEWGWFQGLKKGLFLDNVLRGHKAVMDRYDPEKRVGLVVDEWGMWHAPEPGSNPAFLVQQNTLRDALVAAVSLNIFNHHADRVKMANLAQTINVLQALILTREGEDTIVRTPTYHVFDLYKEHQDATLVPIALEAGEYRYGNEAIPALNASASRNAEGAVHLTIANLDPHQERVVHCRLEGARPARVVGRVLTADAMDAHNTFEAPNRVQPTAFTGYRQLGNGVYELRLPAKSVVALTFYPN from the coding sequence ATGATGCGTACACGCTTACTTGTAGGGGTATTACTTTGCCTCGGGCTATCTCCGCATGCGGTATTGCGCGCTCAGGAAGCGCTCCCAACGCACCAGTTGGTGATCTATGCGGATCAAGGGCAGGTGCAGATTAGCCGGCATATTTACGGCCATTTTATAGAGCACTTGGGCTATGGCATTTATGGGGGTTTTTGGCAGCGGGATGCTCAAGGTCGCTGGCACCTGCGCCAAGATATTATTGAAGCCCTTCGGCACATTCGCATTCCAAACTTGCGTTGGCCTGGGGGTTGTTTTGCCGACCTGTATCACTGGAAAGATGGAATTGGGCCTCGGGAGCAGCGTCCCCCGATCCTTAATGCTTTCTGGGGGCAGGTTGTGGAGGACAACAGCTTTGGCACGCATGAATTTATGGAACTCATAGAGGCCTTGGGTGCCGAGCCTTACATTGCCGGAAACGTAGGTAGCGGCACGCCCCGTGAAATGGCCGAATGGGTGGAGTATCTGACGGCCGAGGATGGCCCTATGGCGCGCCTGCGCAAGCAAAACGGCCGCGAAAAGCCCTGGCGCGTGCCTTTCTGGGGTGTAGGCAACGAAAGCTGGGGGTGTGGTGGCCATATGGACCCAGAGCACTATGCTGACCTTTACCGCCGCTTTGCCACCTATTTGTTTAATTACAGCGGTAATCAGCTATACAAGGTTGCTGCTGGCCCTGCTGATGCCGATACTACCTGGACGAGCGTGCTCATGCGCCACGTTTTTCGGCGCTATCCCTGGCTGATGCAGGGCATCTCCGTGCATTATTACACCTGGATTTCAAAAACGGGCAATTGGAACGACAAAGAACCAGCAGTCGGTTTTGATGAGTGGGGATGGTTTCAGGGGTTGAAGAAAGGGCTGTTTTTGGACAACGTTTTGCGCGGGCACAAGGCGGTCATGGACCGCTACGATCCAGAGAAACGCGTAGGTCTGGTTGTGGACGAATGGGGCATGTGGCATGCACCAGAGCCCGGATCGAATCCTGCCTTTCTGGTACAGCAAAACACGCTGCGCGATGCGCTTGTAGCAGCTGTTTCGTTAAACATTTTTAACCATCACGCCGATCGCGTTAAGATGGCCAACTTGGCCCAGACCATCAACGTGCTGCAGGCCCTTATCCTAACGCGCGAAGGCGAAGACACGATCGTGCGAACGCCCACCTACCACGTGTTTGACCTGTACAAGGAGCATCAGGATGCCACCTTAGTACCTATTGCCTTAGAGGCTGGCGAATACCGCTACGGTAACGAAGCCATTCCAGCCTTAAATGCCTCGGCTTCGCGCAATGCTGAAGGGGCTGTGCATCTGACCATTGCCAATCTAGATCCCCACCAGGAGCGGGTGGTTCATTGTCGCCTTGAAGGGGCACGTCCAGCACGGGTTGTCGGGCGTGTGCTTACAGCCGACGCTATGGACGCGCACAATACGTTTGAGGCGCCTAACCGGGTGCAGCCCACCGCGTTTACCGGATACCGACAGCTCGGTAATGGGGTATATGAGCTGCGCCTGCCTGCCAAGTCGGTCGTGGCACTGACGTTTTACCCGAATTGA
- a CDS encoding aldose epimerase family protein, whose amino-acid sequence MKNWVWICLGGWLLGCHAPSHETSSSVETTALSVSRSTFGQLPDGRMVELFQLRNAAGMEVEVINYGAIIRALRVPDRAGILGDVVLGFDSLSGYLQPHPYMGAVVGRYANRIGGARFVLEGTTYELAANDGPNHLHGGIKGFDKVLWQAEPFSNGTESGVRFTYVSPDGEEGYPGTLHVAVTYTLTDTNALVIDYEATTDKPTIVNLTQHAYFNLAGQGDILNHELQIFADFFTPVDERLIPTGEILSVAGTPFDFRQAQRIGARIHAADVQLQRGRGYDHNFVLQRRERGTLELAARVYEPTTGRVMTVYTTEPGLQFYSGNFLDGSLQGKGGRVYALRTGFCLETQHFPDSPNKTHFPSPVLRPGETYRSRTVYAFSVLQ is encoded by the coding sequence ATGAAAAACTGGGTATGGATATGCTTAGGGGGGTGGTTGTTAGGTTGTCACGCCCCTTCACACGAAACCTCTTCGTCTGTGGAAACAACGGCATTATCGGTTAGTCGCTCAACGTTTGGGCAGTTGCCCGATGGCCGCATGGTAGAGCTTTTTCAGCTCCGGAATGCGGCTGGTATGGAAGTCGAAGTGATAAACTACGGTGCAATTATCCGTGCGCTTCGCGTTCCGGATCGGGCCGGCATTTTAGGCGATGTGGTGTTGGGCTTTGATAGCCTATCGGGCTATTTGCAGCCGCATCCCTATATGGGTGCTGTCGTAGGTCGCTATGCTAACCGCATTGGTGGAGCGCGTTTTGTTCTGGAGGGCACCACCTATGAGCTGGCGGCCAACGATGGTCCCAATCACTTGCATGGGGGAATCAAAGGCTTTGATAAGGTGCTCTGGCAGGCCGAGCCGTTTTCAAATGGGACGGAATCTGGCGTGCGTTTCACCTACGTGAGCCCTGACGGGGAAGAAGGCTATCCAGGCACGCTGCATGTAGCGGTTACCTATACGCTAACGGATACCAATGCGTTGGTGATCGACTATGAGGCGACGACCGACAAGCCTACAATTGTTAACCTAACGCAGCATGCCTATTTTAATTTGGCGGGTCAAGGAGACATTTTGAATCATGAGCTGCAAATCTTTGCCGACTTCTTTACCCCAGTAGACGAGCGGCTCATCCCTACAGGAGAGATTCTTTCGGTTGCAGGCACTCCCTTCGATTTCCGACAGGCGCAGCGCATTGGCGCCCGCATTCATGCTGCCGATGTGCAGCTGCAGCGTGGTCGGGGATACGACCACAACTTCGTGCTGCAGCGCCGAGAGCGGGGCACGTTGGAGCTCGCTGCTCGCGTTTACGAACCTACTACGGGACGGGTAATGACGGTCTACACCACGGAGCCAGGTCTGCAGTTCTACAGTGGCAACTTTCTCGACGGCTCGCTTCAGGGCAAAGGGGGGAGGGTCTACGCTCTTCGCACGGGTTTTTGCCTGGAGACGCAGCATTTTCCAGACTCCCCCAACAAAACCCATTTTCCCTCACCGGTGCTGCGCCCAGGTGAGACGTACCGCTCGCGGACAGTTTACGCTTTTAGCGTGCTCCAATAA
- a CDS encoding OPT family oligopeptide transporter: MEPAAMPPSSSGPYVAPERSLPEITLKALILGVVLAAVLAAANAYLGLKVGMTVSASIPAAVISMGVFRLFRRANILENNIVQTAASAGEAIAAGVIFTLPALILLGYWQGFPYLDTLAVAATGGVLGVLFTIPLRRALIVEGGLRFPEGIATAEVLIVGGQGGRGVRDIALAAVVGGLVKLLQTGFRVFAGTVDAAVQVGRALFGFGSELGVALLAVGYIVGLRIATLVFAGGLVAWLFGIPLYTALQGLPQGVVGYEAALQVWSSKIRYLGVGAMAVGGIWALLSLLKPLRDGVRASWQAFRAVGQGQQTAVPRTERDTPIPFVLIGTLVLILPLSVVFLHVIDAPSLGLFGGAYGMTIVFAVLFALIAGFLFSSVAAYMAGLVGSSNNPISGVTIATILTAALLLLLLLGQGFGVRIDASRAVTAAATTILIGAVVCCAAAIAGDNMQDLKTGYLVGATPYKQQIMQIVGTLTGALVVAPVLELLFNAYGLGGVLPRPNMDPGQMLAAPQASLMQSVAQGVFNRSLDWTIIGLGATLAVAIIAADQWLKARGSSFRMPVLAVAVGIYLPLELSVPIFVGGWVAYMAGKARSGAESSRGVLFASGLITGEALMGILLAVPFALAQSTEVLRLVPEEFAPMSQALGVLAFLGVALWLYRVARA, translated from the coding sequence ATGGAACCAGCGGCGATGCCACCATCCTCTTCTGGACCCTACGTTGCTCCCGAGCGCTCACTCCCAGAGATTACACTTAAGGCCCTGATACTGGGCGTTGTGTTGGCTGCTGTGCTGGCTGCGGCGAATGCCTATCTGGGGCTGAAGGTGGGCATGACCGTTTCGGCTTCTATCCCAGCAGCTGTGATTTCAATGGGCGTGTTCCGGCTATTTCGGCGCGCGAATATTCTCGAGAACAACATCGTCCAGACGGCAGCTTCGGCGGGAGAGGCTATCGCAGCTGGTGTCATTTTTACGCTACCAGCGCTCATTTTGCTGGGCTATTGGCAAGGCTTTCCGTACTTGGATACGCTGGCTGTGGCGGCTACTGGAGGCGTTCTGGGCGTGCTGTTCACGATTCCGCTGCGTCGTGCCCTCATTGTAGAAGGAGGGTTGCGTTTTCCGGAAGGGATTGCCACAGCGGAAGTGCTTATCGTTGGTGGCCAAGGCGGTCGCGGCGTGCGCGACATTGCCCTAGCTGCTGTTGTGGGTGGGTTAGTCAAGCTTTTACAGACGGGCTTTCGGGTGTTCGCTGGCACGGTCGACGCCGCCGTACAGGTGGGTCGCGCTTTATTTGGTTTTGGCAGTGAGCTTGGCGTAGCGCTTTTGGCTGTAGGGTACATTGTTGGTTTACGCATTGCCACGTTGGTGTTTGCTGGCGGCTTGGTAGCTTGGCTTTTCGGCATTCCGCTGTACACCGCCCTGCAGGGGCTGCCTCAAGGCGTTGTGGGCTATGAGGCCGCACTGCAGGTTTGGAGCAGCAAGATTCGCTATCTGGGGGTAGGTGCGATGGCGGTTGGGGGCATCTGGGCTTTACTGTCGCTGTTAAAACCGCTTCGCGACGGCGTGCGCGCTTCCTGGCAAGCATTTCGGGCTGTAGGCCAAGGGCAACAAACCGCTGTGCCGCGTACCGAGCGCGATACGCCTATCCCTTTTGTGCTCATCGGCACGCTGGTCTTGATCCTACCTTTGAGTGTTGTTTTTCTACACGTCATTGATGCCCCGAGTTTAGGGCTTTTCGGGGGTGCTTATGGGATGACAATCGTTTTTGCTGTTTTGTTTGCGCTGATAGCTGGTTTTCTATTTTCGTCAGTGGCTGCTTACATGGCAGGGTTGGTCGGCTCCTCCAATAATCCAATTTCGGGGGTGACGATTGCGACCATTTTGACGGCTGCGTTGCTGCTTTTGCTGCTTTTGGGACAGGGCTTTGGCGTACGTATCGATGCCTCACGTGCAGTGACTGCAGCAGCCACGACCATTTTGATTGGTGCGGTGGTTTGCTGTGCTGCTGCTATTGCAGGTGACAATATGCAGGACCTCAAGACGGGCTATCTCGTAGGCGCTACGCCCTATAAGCAGCAGATTATGCAGATCGTGGGTACGCTTACAGGTGCCCTTGTGGTGGCCCCTGTGCTGGAGCTGCTGTTTAACGCTTATGGCCTGGGGGGCGTCTTGCCCCGTCCTAACATGGATCCCGGGCAAATGCTGGCCGCACCGCAGGCTAGCCTAATGCAGTCGGTAGCCCAGGGTGTCTTTAATCGGAGCCTGGATTGGACCATCATTGGGTTAGGTGCAACGCTGGCCGTAGCGATCATTGCGGCTGACCAATGGCTGAAGGCACGAGGGAGTAGCTTTCGGATGCCTGTGTTGGCTGTGGCTGTGGGCATTTACCTGCCCTTGGAGCTTTCTGTACCGATTTTTGTGGGGGGATGGGTGGCCTATATGGCAGGGAAGGCACGCAGCGGCGCAGAATCCTCACGTGGTGTGCTGTTTGCTTCAGGACTAATCACGGGGGAGGCGCTTATGGGCATTCTACTGGCTGTGCCGTTTGCCTTGGCGCAGAGTACTGAAGTGCTGCGTTTGGTCCCTGAAGAATTTGCACCCATGAGCCAAGCGTTGGGGGTGCTGGCTTTTCTGGGCGTGGCGCTATGGCTCTACCGGGTTGCCCGCGCGTAA
- a CDS encoding metal-dependent hydrolase — protein sequence MKLTYFGHSAFQIETNGTTLLFDPFITGNPHTQGIVTAAQLRPDVILLTHAHGDHWGDALEIARRTNALLVANFEITQYAQKHGHRNVHPMNTGGSWQFPWGRVTQTYARHSSSFPDGTYGGNPNGYILELEGKVIYDLGDTCPFAEMAWYGEDYAIDVALMPVGDLFTMGTEGAVRAAKMLKPKLIIPIHYNTFPPIQIDIEQCRQRLEQEGFTMRVLKPGESLVI from the coding sequence ATGAAGCTCACCTATTTTGGTCATTCTGCATTTCAGATCGAGACGAATGGCACAACGCTGCTGTTCGACCCCTTTATCACTGGCAATCCTCACACGCAAGGTATTGTAACGGCCGCGCAGCTACGGCCCGACGTGATTCTGCTCACCCATGCTCATGGCGACCACTGGGGCGATGCGTTGGAAATTGCACGTCGCACCAACGCGCTGCTTGTTGCAAACTTTGAAATTACCCAGTATGCCCAAAAGCACGGGCACCGCAATGTGCACCCTATGAACACCGGGGGTTCCTGGCAATTCCCGTGGGGACGCGTTACGCAGACCTATGCACGCCACTCTTCTTCTTTTCCTGATGGTACCTACGGCGGCAATCCAAACGGGTACATTCTGGAGCTTGAAGGGAAAGTGATCTACGACCTGGGAGACACGTGCCCCTTTGCCGAAATGGCCTGGTATGGCGAAGACTACGCGATCGATGTGGCCCTCATGCCGGTAGGCGACCTGTTTACGATGGGAACCGAAGGGGCCGTCCGCGCCGCCAAAATGCTCAAGCCCAAGCTAATCATTCCTATTCATTATAACACGTTCCCGCCCATTCAGATCGACATCGAACAGTGCCGGCAGCGACTTGAACAGGAAGGTTTTACGATGCGGGTGCTTAAACCTGGAGAAAGCCTAGTGATATAA
- a CDS encoding PP2C family protein-serine/threonine phosphatase — protein MTDRFDLRALYEASRLLSTSGDRNAIVRTLLLSALSKLLVTRGVVLLWEPLVQRFRVADVRGPVGMAPGEELTLPQPVADRLLLEAEVPEVLRQRSLCLVVPLMFRHRLLGLLSLGRKATGEGFSKRELEFIQALATLSAAALHNALLIEELQQANRDLDLRLQQLNTLFELAQEFNATIDREQLAHLLSLALMGQLLVNRYVLLIRLEGTERPSSFQVLAARGLPTTLRSEQIEHLARLEHPLLLEDAPPVWDWLRALQLYLILPIRQQGETQAILGLGRRMNNLPYGPEEVEFLYALGTLAATAIRNTLLVEVQVEKRRLEREMQLARQIQQRLLPRQLPQVPGVELAACARTSQQVGGDYYDVLQEPGGSLRLAIADVTGKGLPAALLMANLQACLHMAVPLALSLETSTVHINRVVCENTEADRFITFFQARYEPTTRQLVYVNAGHNPPLLLRASGEVLSLTHGGLLLGVFPQAHYEAEQLSLTPGDVLVLYTDGVTEVANAKEELFGEKRLLACLETHRNASAQAIVEAVRQAVEAFTGREAGYEDDFTLLVLKIVPL, from the coding sequence ATGACCGATCGCTTCGACCTGCGGGCGCTTTACGAAGCCAGCCGGCTGCTGAGCACTTCAGGCGACCGCAACGCCATTGTGCGCACCTTGCTGCTTTCCGCGCTGAGCAAATTGCTTGTTACTCGGGGTGTTGTTTTGCTTTGGGAGCCGCTGGTGCAGCGTTTTCGCGTAGCCGATGTGCGTGGTCCAGTAGGTATGGCACCTGGTGAAGAGCTTACGCTGCCACAACCCGTCGCTGACCGCTTGCTGCTTGAGGCCGAAGTGCCTGAAGTGCTCAGGCAACGCAGCCTGTGCCTAGTTGTCCCTTTGATGTTTCGTCACCGTCTGTTGGGGCTTCTCTCGCTGGGGCGCAAGGCTACGGGCGAAGGCTTTTCCAAGCGGGAATTGGAGTTCATTCAAGCGTTAGCCACGCTTTCGGCCGCCGCCTTGCACAATGCCTTGCTGATCGAAGAGCTGCAGCAGGCAAACCGTGACCTAGACCTGCGTTTGCAGCAGCTCAATACGCTCTTTGAGCTGGCCCAGGAATTCAATGCTACGATCGACCGCGAACAGCTAGCGCATTTGCTTTCGCTAGCGCTCATGGGACAGCTTTTGGTCAATCGCTACGTGCTGCTCATTCGGCTGGAAGGAACGGAACGGCCTTCTTCATTTCAGGTGCTGGCTGCACGGGGGTTGCCTACAACGCTGCGGTCAGAGCAAATCGAACACTTAGCGCGATTGGAACACCCCTTGCTCTTGGAGGATGCACCACCCGTATGGGATTGGCTGCGGGCTTTGCAGCTTTATCTTATCCTGCCAATTCGCCAGCAAGGTGAAACGCAAGCCATTCTAGGCCTTGGGCGCCGCATGAATAACCTCCCTTACGGTCCAGAGGAAGTAGAATTTCTGTATGCTTTGGGCACGCTAGCGGCCACGGCTATTCGAAATACGTTGCTTGTTGAAGTGCAAGTCGAAAAGCGCCGCCTAGAGCGCGAAATGCAACTGGCCCGTCAAATTCAGCAGCGTTTGCTCCCCCGCCAGCTGCCTCAGGTGCCCGGCGTAGAATTGGCTGCCTGCGCACGGACAAGCCAGCAGGTAGGCGGCGATTACTATGATGTGCTCCAGGAGCCTGGAGGCAGCCTACGCTTGGCGATTGCCGATGTAACGGGCAAAGGGCTCCCTGCCGCTTTGCTGATGGCAAACTTGCAGGCATGTCTGCATATGGCCGTACCCCTAGCGCTGTCGCTTGAAACCAGCACGGTGCACATCAATCGCGTTGTTTGCGAAAATACCGAGGCAGATCGCTTTATTACTTTTTTTCAGGCACGATATGAGCCCACAACGCGCCAGCTTGTGTACGTCAATGCTGGCCATAATCCTCCATTACTGCTGCGGGCCTCTGGGGAAGTACTTTCCCTTACCCATGGAGGATTGTTGCTGGGGGTATTCCCGCAGGCACACTATGAAGCCGAACAGCTTTCGCTTACGCCGGGTGACGTGCTCGTGCTCTACACCGATGGGGTTACGGAAGTGGCCAATGCTAAAGAAGAGCTCTTTGGGGAAAAACGCCTGCTCGCGTGTCTCGAGACACACCGCAATGCCTCGGCTCAGGCCATTGTGGAGGCCGTACGCCAGGCGGTTGAGGCGTTTACAGGCCGTGAGGCTGGATATGAGGACGATTTCACCTTGCTTGTGTTGAAGATTGTGCCCCTCTGA
- a CDS encoding metallophosphoesterase family protein: MLLGILSDTHGFFHPALPEVLRGAHLILHAGDVGGLEILERLKEIAPVQAVYGNIDSPELRRRLPEQVDLTLEGLRFWMTHIGGHPGRWARGVGPKLRKDRPDVFICGHSHILQIERVPSLGGMLYINPGAAGREGPHRIKTCVRLYVAEGRALKAEVVHLDEEKFGT, translated from the coding sequence ATGCTTCTTGGCATTTTATCGGATACGCATGGTTTTTTCCATCCAGCGCTACCTGAAGTTTTGCGCGGTGCCCATCTTATTCTGCATGCAGGGGATGTAGGTGGGCTTGAGATCCTAGAGCGCCTGAAGGAGATTGCGCCCGTACAGGCAGTGTATGGCAATATTGATAGTCCTGAGCTGCGGCGGCGGTTGCCCGAGCAGGTCGACCTCACCCTTGAAGGGTTGCGCTTTTGGATGACCCATATAGGGGGGCATCCAGGGCGTTGGGCGCGTGGGGTTGGTCCTAAGCTGCGTAAGGATCGGCCGGACGTATTCATCTGTGGTCACAGTCATATTTTGCAGATCGAGCGCGTGCCTTCGCTAGGCGGCATGTTGTACATCAATCCGGGTGCAGCTGGGCGTGAGGGTCCCCATCGCATCAAAACCTGCGTGCGACTGTACGTGGCCGAAGGCCGTGCGCTGAAGGCCGAGGTGGTTCATCTGGATGAAGAGAAGTTTGGGACATGA
- a CDS encoding putative sugar nucleotidyl transferase has translation MSWSICVFEDEGVAHLAPLIHTRPVYDLRLGLPTLLERTLRLLQAPAVCLHARASVAPVAARLYHFPVNPNNIEKGLLLWNGRVVAESNEVLERIRRAAADREPSRVFVQGDAVVAAWFPEGLKRALPAALLSRQWLDDGPEERVEGVRFIGRLWHLIDWMEREFAGDQATWTALGQTEVGVTIQPGAVLVERSQIALKRGAVVRAGAILNATDGPIYVGPGAIVSEGAVVVGPVAIGEGAEVRVGAHLRNCVVGPYVKLGGEVHTSIVHSYSNKAHDGFLGHAYIGRWCNLGAGTTASNLRNDYGPVTLYNEALGMFESSGRQFLGVFIGDHTKTSIGTTFNTGTVVGVSCNLYGPGFHARYVPSFSWGSPSEGYVPFRLEKALRVAEAVMARRQHRLDEAERLALTAVFEAIHADKT, from the coding sequence ATGTCTTGGAGCATCTGTGTGTTTGAAGATGAGGGTGTAGCGCACTTGGCGCCATTGATTCACACCCGGCCTGTCTACGATTTACGTTTAGGACTACCAACGCTACTGGAGCGGACGCTAAGACTGCTGCAAGCCCCCGCGGTTTGCTTACATGCGCGCGCGTCGGTGGCCCCTGTGGCAGCACGCCTTTACCACTTTCCGGTCAACCCGAACAATATAGAAAAGGGGCTGCTCCTTTGGAATGGAAGGGTGGTGGCTGAGTCCAATGAAGTACTAGAGCGAATTCGACGGGCAGCTGCCGATCGAGAGCCATCCCGCGTGTTTGTGCAAGGCGATGCGGTTGTGGCTGCATGGTTTCCTGAAGGACTGAAACGTGCGTTGCCGGCAGCCCTGCTTTCGCGGCAGTGGCTTGACGATGGGCCTGAAGAACGCGTTGAAGGCGTGCGCTTCATTGGCCGGCTTTGGCATTTGATTGATTGGATGGAACGGGAGTTTGCCGGTGATCAAGCTACATGGACTGCCTTAGGCCAGACCGAAGTAGGAGTTACCATCCAGCCTGGCGCAGTGCTGGTCGAACGTTCGCAAATTGCGCTAAAGCGCGGTGCTGTAGTGCGGGCAGGAGCGATTTTAAACGCTACAGATGGACCCATTTATGTGGGCCCTGGGGCTATCGTATCGGAAGGGGCTGTGGTCGTAGGACCGGTCGCCATCGGTGAGGGAGCTGAGGTTCGCGTTGGTGCCCATCTGCGCAACTGCGTGGTAGGGCCTTATGTAAAGCTGGGGGGCGAGGTGCACACAAGCATTGTGCATAGTTACTCAAACAAGGCCCATGACGGCTTTCTGGGCCATGCCTATATCGGTCGCTGGTGTAACTTGGGTGCGGGGACAACGGCCTCCAACCTGCGCAACGATTACGGTCCTGTGACCCTCTACAATGAGGCGCTAGGCATGTTTGAGTCCTCAGGACGCCAATTTTTAGGCGTGTTTATTGGAGATCACACCAAAACAAGCATTGGCACTACGTTCAACACAGGAACGGTTGTAGGGGTGAGTTGCAATCTTTATGGTCCAGGATTCCATGCACGCTATGTACCTTCGTTTTCCTGGGGCTCACCCAGCGAAGGGTATGTGCCGTTTCGGCTAGAAAAAGCGCTACGCGTGGCCGAGGCTGTAATGGCCCGTCGGCAGCACAGGCTTGACGAAGCGGAACGCTTGGCCTTAACAGCTGTCTTCGAGGCGATTCATGCCGATAAAACTTGA
- a CDS encoding BamA/TamA family outer membrane protein produces the protein MAALAGEFPHRWPFRELALYHALPPARYNRVEGLVFGLATKPLEWTEFDRVRLLGQLSYAFALRRWRYEIGGETILDPAHNPEYALKLGGGYFRNTVTEDLWKTSPVENTLAAFFFGHDFYHLYYEVEGWQLYAVQRLTRYSQLGVGFRAEAHRALSRQTRWSLFKREAFLPNLPAEEGREHALLLSLDAGRVVNYRALPSGWAVRLLAEWGRGLGGDLRFVRYLGDARLYLFTGHYSRLNLRLRGMWTSDNAPLQKHVTLGGIGSVRGYAQNAFSGTRMVLGNVEWTMQGVSLIPGRVIDDVVFLAFADVGWVNAFGHNAFRMRDLLPSAGIGLGFDHGRSMRLELAWPLRDMGQGYRPSLWVRISPAF, from the coding sequence ATGGCTGCGCTTGCAGGGGAATTTCCCCATCGCTGGCCGTTCCGGGAGTTAGCCTTGTACCACGCGCTGCCACCAGCGCGCTACAACCGCGTTGAAGGCTTGGTGTTCGGGTTAGCCACCAAGCCCCTAGAGTGGACCGAGTTCGACCGCGTACGCCTGTTGGGCCAGTTAAGCTATGCCTTTGCCCTGCGCCGGTGGCGCTACGAAATCGGTGGCGAAACCATACTAGATCCAGCCCATAACCCTGAATACGCCCTGAAGTTAGGTGGAGGATATTTTCGCAACACCGTAACCGAAGACCTCTGGAAAACTTCTCCTGTCGAGAATACCCTGGCCGCTTTCTTCTTTGGCCATGACTTCTATCATCTCTATTATGAAGTCGAAGGCTGGCAACTTTATGCGGTGCAGCGGCTTACACGCTACAGCCAGCTCGGTGTAGGCTTTCGTGCTGAAGCGCATCGTGCGTTGAGCCGACAAACGCGCTGGTCCCTGTTCAAACGCGAAGCCTTTCTGCCCAATCTGCCTGCTGAGGAAGGCCGCGAGCATGCGCTCTTACTCAGCCTTGATGCTGGTCGCGTTGTCAACTACAGGGCACTTCCATCGGGATGGGCTGTGCGCTTGTTGGCAGAATGGGGTCGTGGGCTGGGTGGCGATTTGCGCTTTGTGCGCTACCTTGGAGACGCCCGCCTCTATTTGTTTACTGGACACTACAGTCGGCTAAATCTACGCCTGCGGGGCATGTGGACCAGCGACAATGCACCCTTGCAAAAGCATGTGACGCTAGGGGGTATTGGTTCAGTGCGTGGCTATGCGCAAAATGCTTTTAGCGGTACCCGCATGGTATTGGGCAACGTGGAATGGACAATGCAGGGCGTCTCGCTGATCCCTGGCAGGGTGATTGACGACGTGGTGTTTCTGGCCTTTGCGGATGTAGGCTGGGTGAATGCCTTTGGCCACAACGCCTTTCGCATGCGTGACCTGCTGCCTTCGGCGGGTATCGGCCTAGGGTTCGATCATGGACGCAGCATGCGGCTAGAACTGGCTTGGCCCCTGCGCGATATGGGTCAGGGCTACCGCCCTTCGCTGTGGGTTCGGATCAGCCCGGCCTTTTAG
- the dut gene encoding dUTP diphosphatase yields MESHTLFDADCLVIPVQRLPHAQGLELPAYATPYSAGMDLRAAIPEEAPYVLEPGRWALIPTGLVLALPPGYEAQVRPRSGLAARHGVTVLNSPGTIDADYRGEVKVLLINLGPEPFVIRRGERIAQLVVARHARVAWEERAALDDTERGSGGFGSTGRA; encoded by the coding sequence ATGGAATCCCATACTTTGTTTGACGCCGATTGCTTGGTGATTCCTGTGCAGCGCCTGCCGCATGCCCAAGGCCTGGAGCTGCCGGCCTATGCCACGCCTTACAGTGCCGGAATGGATCTGCGGGCAGCTATTCCGGAAGAGGCTCCCTATGTTCTGGAGCCTGGGCGTTGGGCGTTGATTCCTACCGGATTGGTGCTGGCGCTGCCCCCTGGCTACGAGGCTCAGGTGCGTCCGCGCAGTGGCCTAGCTGCACGGCATGGCGTTACGGTACTCAATAGTCCAGGCACTATTGATGCGGACTATCGGGGTGAGGTCAAGGTGCTGTTGATTAATCTCGGACCAGAGCCGTTTGTGATTCGCCGCGGTGAGCGCATCGCGCAGCTGGTGGTGGCCCGCCATGCACGGGTCGCCTGGGAAGAGCGCGCTGCGCTGGACGATACCGAGCGGGGCAGCGGGGGATTTGGATCAACAGGGCGCGCCTAA